The following is a genomic window from Sphingomonas sinipercae.
GCCATGGTTGGTCATCAGGTGACGCTTGAGCATCTTCTGCTTTTTGCCGTCTTCGAGACAGACGATATAATCCGGCTTGATCGAGGCCCGGACGGACACCTTCGGCTCCTGCTTTTCTTCCGGAGCGTTCTGGCGGCCAGAAATAGTGTTTAACGCCTGGTGCACGTTTTGAATCAGGTTCGGCAGGTCGTTGACGGCGACGCTGTTATTGCTGACGTGCGCTGCGACGATATCGGCGGTCAGTTCAAGCAGCATGTCTTCCATCGGTTCAGTATCGGCCATGTCAATTTTCTTTCGGTTCCGAGCAAAGCGTTGCAAGCGCAACGCACCGCAGAACTTTTAGTCCGCGCGGGGATGTATAAGCAACAGTAACTTGCCGCCCTATACTTTCGTTAGTCCGCCAGCGAGAAGGTCAGGGCGTCGTACTGCATCCCGTCCAAGCCGCGGTAATATTTGTGCCTTCGCCCGACCGCGGAAAATCCGGACTGTTCGTATAGCCGGATCGCGGGATTGCCGTCGCGAACTTCCAAATGCACTCTGTTCGCCCCGTTTTGCTTCGCGTCTTCAATGAAGTGATCGAGCAAGCGCCGCCCAATTCCCTGCCGCTGAGCGGCGCCGGCGACTCCCAGCAGCAGCAGCTCGGCATCGCCGACCACCGTCCGATACAAAGAAAACCCGAGCGGATCCCCGGTTCGGTCATGCTCCGCCAGGATTAGCCGGACGCCCGCCATCGGCAGGATTCCGGCGCATTGCGAGCGGGTCCAGGCCTCGCCGAAATTGGGGTCGAAGGCGCTGGCCATGACCGTCATGACGTCATCGAGACGCTTGGCGTCGACCGCGACCAGGTTGCAGCTCATGCGGCGCTTTTCACCTTGGCGTCGGGCGCGCGGGCGTAGATCGGTGCCGGCTCCACTGCCCTGAGGCCGGGGGGTAGCCGGAGCGCGTCCCTTGCCGATGGCAGGATGTCCAGCGCTTCCCCCCAGCCGCGCGCGTCGATCAAAATCGAGGCCGCCGGTCCGACCACCAGCGCCGCGTCGACCGAGCGCGCAGCCGCTTCGGGCGGAAGGTTGAGCAGTTCCGTCACAGGAGAAAGGTCCGCGCCGAATTGCTGGACGAACAGCTCCCCGTGTCCGCCGAGCATTGCCGAGGCGACGGCTTCCTTGCTGCGTGCCGAAGCCGCCAGCAGCGCAAGGGATGACATTCCGGCCACATCGGCGCCCCAGCCGATCGCCAGCCCATGAGCAGCCGCGACGGCGACGCGAATGCCGGTGAAACTACCCGGCCCGACTCCAACGACGATCGAAGTGGGGCGGCGACCGTTGAGAAGGCCTTCGAGCATCGGCACCAGCCGCTCGGCATGGCCGCGGCCAATGACCTCGTCACGATGATCGAGGCATTCGCCATCGTCGCCAAACAGGGCAGCGGTGCACGCCGCGGTCGAGGTGTCGAACGCAAGAAGCATCGGCCGGATAGTGGTCACATGCGACGGCACCGGGCAACCCCCCAGGCTCAAACCGCTTCGACGGACTCCACTTCGGGGACGTAGTGCTTGATCAGCCCTTCGATCCCGCGCTTCAGCGTGATGGCGGACGATGGGCATCCGGCGCACGCGCCCTGCATGGCCAGGTACAGTCTCCCGTCCTTGTAACCGCGATAGACGATGTCGCCGCCGTCCTGCGCGACCGCCGGGCGGACGCGGGTTTCGATCAATTCCTTAATCTGCTCGATGATGTCGGCGTCGGCCGGGTCGTCGTCCATCCCCACGTCGTCGGCGATGTGAATTCCCGCCGCAGATCCGGGAGTGAACAGCGGCGCGCCGCTGACGAAATGGTCGAGCAGGGTTTCGACGACCAGCGGCTCAAGGTCGGTCCACGACAGTCCCGGGGTCGCAGTGACCGAGACGAAATCGCGGCCGAAGAACACGCCTTCGACCATGCCGCTTTCGAACAAGGCGCTGGCGAGCGGTGACGCCTTGGCGCTCTCCGCGTCCGGAAAATCGCGCGTGCCGGCTTCCATGACCGTCTGGTCGGGAAGGAATTTGCGCGTCGACGGGTTTGGCGTTTGTTCGGTGCGGATCAGCATGGGGGCGATGTGGCCCCGCGGCGAGGGGGTATCAACCCCCGAACGGCGGTGCGCCGCCAACGATCCAGCGGGTGATCGCGATCGCTGCGGCAAGGCATAGAAGTGCGGCCCACCATTTGCCGGGGCGCATGCCTTCGAAACCTTGGGCCCCCGCGCGGCCGGTGATCATTGGCGAGATCAGGTCTTTGCGCCTGACCAGCCGGTAATAAGCGAGCGCCGCCAGATGGAGGACGATCAACCCCAACAGCACGTAGAAAAAGCTCTCATGCAGGTCGGTGGCTTGTTCCGACAGGTCGAGCCCGACGAGATCGGCTAGCGGGCCGGCCACTAATCCGTCCTCGTCCTGGGACACGAGGCCAAGTCCCACCTGCACCGCAACGGCAAGAAGCATTGCGACGACGCTGAGGGCGCCGAGCGGACTATGGCCGATGCCGCGCCACTCGCCGCGCAGATAAGCGAAGACCGAGGCCGGGCCACGAACGAAGCTGGCAAAGCGCGCCGTCGAACTGCCGAAAAATCCCCAAAGGATGCGAAACAGCAGCAAGGTCAGGATGCCGAATCCCGACCACAGGTGCCAGTCGCCGTGATGGTTTTCCGCCGACCACCAACTGAATGCGATCAGGCCGGCAAGCAGCCAGTGAAACAGGCGTATTGGGACATCCCAAACGCGCTGCTTTTCCGTCACGTCAGTCGTGCCCCTTGGCGCGATAGGGGTCGTGGCAGGCCGAGCAGGTCTTGCCGAGGTTGCCGAACGCCGCCTTGCTGGCAGCGATGTCGCCCTTCTGCGCGGCGGCGTTGAGCGTCCGCGCGGCGCCCTCAAAGGCACGCGCCTTGGCTGCAAAATCGGCCGGCTTCTGCCAGATTTCGGCCTTGCCCCGGGTCTTGCCGACATCGGGCCCCGTGCCGGGCGGGTACCAACCACCCACCTTTGGGGCGAGGGCGTCGATCGTCGCGGCGGAAGCCTTGACCGCGGCCAAGTCCGGGCTGCTGCCCCCAAGCTGGGTGCGAAGGGCCTTGGTCGCCTTGCCGATCTTCTCCATGCCCTCGTGCCGCTCGAGCATCAGCGTCTTGGCGCGTGCCGAGTCGACCGGTTTGCCCAGCGGGGATGCTTGCTCGGCCCGCGCTTCAGCGGACATCAGCAACTGGTTGTCAGGCTGGTCCGCGGTCTCCTGGCCCTTGCAGCTGGCGAGGAGCGCGAAAGCGGCGAGACCGGCAAGCATCTGGATACGCATTGGCAACTCCCTCACTGATGGTCGGTGACCTTCCAGCTGTCGTCGATCATCTTGATCAATGCCGAAAAATCCTTCGAACCGCCGCCGCGTTCCACGAAGCGCTGGTACAGTTCCTCGGCCTCGCCGCCCATCGGCGTATAGGCGCCCGACTGCTGCGCGGCTTCCATCGCCAGCTTCAAGTCCTTGAGCATAAGCGCGGCCGCGAAGCCGCCCTCATAGTCGCGGTCGGCCGGCGTCTCGGGGCCAACACCGGGGACAGGGCAATAGGACGTCATCGACCAGCATTGGCCGGACGCCTTCGACGAAATGTCGAAAAAGGTCTGTGGATCGAGCCCAAGCTTTTGCGCCAGGACGAACGTCTCGCAGGTTGCGGCCATGCTCGCGCCCAAGAGCATGTTGTTGCAAATCTTCGCGGCCTGGCCCGCGCCTGGTCCGCCGGCGTGGATGACCGCCTTGCCCATCTTCTCGAGAATTTCGCGGGCGCGCCGGAAGCCTTCTTCCGAGCCGCCGACCATGAAGGTCAGGGTGCCGCCCTCAGCAGCGGCAATGCCACCGGAAACGGGCGCGTCGACCATCGTGTAGCCTTGCGCCGACGCCTGCTCCTCGACCTCGCGAGCGGTCGCGATGTCGATGGTCGAGCAGTCGATCAGCAGCGCGCTGGTGGGCGCCTTGCCGAACACCTGGTCGCGATAGACCTGGGCGACATGCTTGCCCGCGGGGAGCATGGTGACGACCGCTTCGGCGCCTTCGCAGGCGGCATCCGCGGACGACGCCTGTTTACAGCCGCGCTCGACGGCGCGGGTCAGCGCATCCTGGCTGAGGTCGAACGCCTGTACGTCATGTCCGGCCTTGGCGAGGTTCGCGGCCATCCCGCCGCCCATGTTGCCCAAGCCGATGAATGCGATCTTGGCCATTTTCACTCCATGTTCCCCGGCGAAGGCCGGGGTCCAGTCCAAAATAAGAAACGGCGCAAAGCGCCGCCTGGGCCCCGGCCTTCGCCGGGGAACCGACTATTTACCCTTCCACTCACCCGGACGCTTCTCGACGAAGGCCGCCATGCCTTCCTTCTGGTCTTCGGTCCCGAACAGACCGTGGAACAGGCGGCGTTCGAAGCGGATGCCTTGCGCGAGCGGCAGTTCGAGCGCGGTATTGACCATTTCCTTGGTGGCGATGGCGGCGAGCGGCGGCATTGCGGCAATCGCCTCGGCGGTCTTCATCGCCTCGTCGAGGAGTTGATCGGCGGGCACGACCTTCGCGACGAGGCCGGAGCGCTCGGCTTCCTCTGCCCCCATCATCCGGCCGGTCAGGCACATTTCCATCGCCTTGGCCTTGCCGATCGCCAGCGTGAGCCGCTGCGATCCGCCCATGCCGGGAGTCACGCCGAGCTTGATTTCCGGCTGGCCGAACTTGGCGCTGTCGGCGGCGATGATGAAATCCGCCATCATCGCCACTTCGCAGCCGCCGCCGAGCGCGTAGCCGGACACCGCCGCGATCCACGGCTTGCGAGTGGCGGTGACCTGCTCCCAGCCGGCGAAGAAGTTGGACGAATACATGTCCGCGAAACCCTGGCTCGACATCTCCTTGATGTCGGCGCCGGCGGCGAATGCCTTTTCGGAGCCGGTCAGGACCAGGCAGCGCTGCGCCGGGTCGGCGTCGTAAGCTTGGAAGGCTTCCGTCAGTTCCTTCAGCACTTCGCTGTTCAGCGCGTTCAGCGCCTGCGGACGATTGAGCGTCACTAGCGTGACGGCACCGCGCCGTTCGACCAGGATCGTATTGTAGTCGCTCATACTTCGGTCTCCGGGAATGGGGTCCAGCGCTCGCCCGGGGGCAGCGGTGCGAACAGCGCCTCGACCATGCCATCGTCGACCTCGGCCGGGATCGGCGGATCCCACTGCGGTTCGTTGTCCTTGTCGATCAACAGGGCGCGGACGCCTTCGCGGAAATCGTGAGTCTGCACGACATTGGCGGCCAGCGCATATTCCGCCTCCATCTCGTCAGCGAAGCTGGCGCGGTCGGCGCCTTCCGCCAGCAGGCGGAGCGAGACCTTGCAGGACAGTGGGCTTTTCGTCCCGAGCGTCGCGCGTTCCGTCTTTGCCCAGTCGCTTTCCTCCGCCTCAAGCCCGGCGAGGATTTCCTCATAGTCGTCGGACGCAAACAGCCGGGCGATCTGCGCCAAATTGGCCTCGATCTTGCCATCGGGCGCGGTGGCCGACGCGCCACCGAGCGTTCCCTTCACCCGCGCCGGCGCCTTCACGATGCGGTCGACCAATTCCTCGATCGAGGCGCTCGGCACATAGTGGGTGGCTAGACCGAGGTAGAGGCATTCGGCGCCATCCAGCCGCGCGCCGGTCAGCGCCATGAACTGCCCGACCCGGCCGGGAAGGCGCGACAGATACCAGCCGCCGCCGACGTCGGGGAACAGCCCGATGCCAGTTTCCGGCATGGCGAAGCGGGTGTTCTCGGTCGCCACGCGATAGGTGCAGGGCTGCGAAATGCCGACGCCGCCGCCCATGGTGATGCCATCCATGATCGCGACGGTCGGCTTGGGATAGGTGAATAGCAGGTGATTGAGCCGATATTCGGCGAAGAAGAAGTCGCGGGCCTTGGACGCATCGCCGGCGCCGCTCTTGGCCAGCATGACGACGTCGCCGCCGGCGCAAAAGCCGCGGCCCTCGGCATGATCGATTAGGACGGCCGTGATGTCCGGGTCGCTCCGCCAGCGAAGCAGCGCCGTCGACATCGCGTCGCACATCTCCGTGGTCAGCGCGTGGATCGCCTTTGGTCGGTTGAGCCGGATCCGGCCGACGCCGCCGTCGCGGCGGACAATGATGTCGTCGGTCACTGGCGGAGCAGGTCGCGGCTGACGATCACGCGCATGATCTGGTTGGTGCCTTCGAGAATCGAATGGACGCGAAGGTCGCGCCAGAATCGTTCGATCGGATAATCCATCAGATAGCCGTAGCCACCGTGCAGCTGAAGCGCGCGGTCGACGACGGAGGAGCCGGTGTCGGTCGCGAGGCGCTTGGCCATGGCCGCGAAGCGAGTCTTGTCCGGCGCGTTGGCGGTGACCTTCGCCGCAGCGACATAGAGCAGGTAGCGCGCCGCCTGAAGCTCGGTCTCCATGTCGGCGAGCGTGAATTGGGTCGCCTGGAAATCGGCGATGGCGGTGCCGAACTGCTTGCGGTCCTTCGTGTAAGCTATTGCCTCGTCAAGGCAGCGCTGGGCGCCGCCAAGCGAGCAGGCGCCGATGTTCAGGCGGCCGCCGTCCAGGCCCATCATCGCGATGCGGAAGCCTTCGCCTTCACCGCCGACGCGGTTCGCGACCGGCACCCGGACCTCGTCGAAATTGACCTGCGCCGTCGGTTGCGAATGCCAGCCGAGCTTCTTCTCCTGCGCGCCGAAGCTAACGCCCTTCATGTCTTTTTCGATGACCAGCGCGGTGATGCCCTTGGGGCCCTCCTCGCCGGTGCGCACCATGGTGACGTAAATCTCGTTCTCGCCGCCGCCGGAGATGAACGCCTTGGAGCCGCTGACGACATAATGGTCGCCATCCAGGACCGCCTTGGTTTTAAGCGCGGCAGCGTCGGAACCGGAGGACGGCTCCGTCAGGCAATAGCTGCCGATCCGTTCCATCGTGATCATCGACGGCAGATACTTTTGCTTGACCTCGGCCGAGCCGAAGCGGTCGATCATCCACGACGCCATGTTGTGGATCGAGATGAAGGCGCTGGTGGACGGACAGCCGTAGGCCATCGCTTCCATGATCAGCGCGGCTTCGAGCCGGCCGAGGCCGATGCCGCCGCTTTCTTCCGAGACATAGATCGCACCGAAGCCGAGTTCAGCGGCTTCGCGGATTGTATCGCGAGGGAAGGTGTGCTTCTCGTCCCACTCGGCGGCGAATGGCGAGATGGCATCCGCCGTGAACTTGCGTGCCATCTCCTGGATCTGGAGCTGGTCCTCGGTGAGTTCGAACTGGTGCGCGTTGGAGTCCATGGGCGCGGCCTCTAACCCGCGCTCTCCTCCTCAAGCAATCCTTCTGACCGCAGCACTGTACGAACGGAAGGCCGTTCGAGCATACGCTGGCGGAACGCTTGGATGTTCGGCCACTTGGCAAGTCCGTCGAGCATCTTTTCGGCCCAGCCGCTGATGACGAACAGGTAAGCGTCCGGAAGCGTTAGCGTTTCGCCGAGGAGGAACGGGCCCTCGCCAAGCTGGGCATCGACGTAATCCAGCCGCTGCGAAACGGTCTTCCTGGCGAAAGCCTTCACTTCCTCGGTGGCATCAGGCTTGAAGATCGGCGCGAAATTCTTGTGCAGCTCGGTGGTGATGTAGTCGAGCCATTCGAGCACGCGATAGCGGCGAAATTCACCGAAGGGCGGCAGCAGGTCGAAGCTCGAGCGGTCGCCAAGATATTGCAGGATGACGGCGTTTTCGGTCAGCACTTCGCCATTATCGAGCTCGAGCGCCGGGACTGAGCCTTTCGGATTGATCTTCGTATAGTCCGAGCCGTCCTCAAGGGTCTTGTCGCTCAGGTTGGCTCGCACGGCATCATGGCTCAGGCCGGTTTCATGGAGGATGATGTGCGGCGCCTGGCTGCAGGCACCTGGCGAATAATAGAGTTTCATGAAATCCTCCTCAGCCGGCGCAGCGCTTGTAGACCAGTTTTGAATTACCCGGGCTGTCGACGCGCGTCAGCGTGTCGCCGGCGACGCTCCACGACATGGTCGTCGTCCATTCCTGCCCCTCGCCGGTGAATGCGAAGTCGCCTTCGACCGCACTATCACTCCTGCTGCGGAGCGTCACCGGCCGGGCCCGGGATTCGTAGAAGCGTATCGAATTTTCGCCGATCGTCACGAGCCCCTTGGCGTCACCGCGGGTCGAGGTGCAGTCGGCCGGCACAAGCCCCCAGCGGCCATGCAGTGCTGCCGGAATCGATAGGGTTGGCGCGTCGGACTTGTCCGCAGGGCGTGTCGGTCCGCTGGCGACCTCTGTCGTAAGGTCGCCTTCTGGCGGCGCGACAGTGTCGTCCGGGGGCAGCACGTCGATTTCGGCTGACGCCGCTGCGCCGTTGGCCGCATTATCGACGGTCCCCGGCTCCTGGCCGCAGGCGGCGAGGGTGGCGATGAAGCCCAGGAGAAATAGGTTGCGCATGGCGACCTAAACTCCCGAGCCGCAGATTGGTCGCTTATCCCATCGTCGGGATGATGAACGCGTCCTTGTTGCCGGCTTCGACGAAGCCATCGGGCCAGCGCTGGGTGACGACCTTGGTCTTGGTCCAGAATCGGACGCCTTCCATGCCGTACTGGTTGATGTCCCCGAAGCCGGAACGCTTCCACCCGCCGAAGCTGTGGTAGCTGACCGGCACCGGGATGGGCACGTTGACCCCGACCATGCCGACATTGACCCGGCTGACGAATTCGCGCGCGGCGTGGCCGTTGCGGGTGAAGATGGCGACGCCGTTGCCGAAATCATGCTCGGACGGCAGCCGCACCGCTTCATCGAAATCGCGGGCTCGGACCATCTGCAGCACCGGTCCGAAAATCTCGTCCTGATAGGATTTGGACGTCGGCTTGACGTGATCGAAGAAGGTCGGGCCGATGAAGAAGCCCTCTTCATTGCCCTGCAGCCTGAAGCCGCGGCCGTCGACGACGAGTTCGGCCCCTTCGTCGATGCCCATCTGGATGTAGCTCTCGATCCGCTCCTTGTGAGCCTTGCTGACGACCGGGCCGTAATGGGCGTCCGGATCGGTCGAAACGCCAACCCGAAGGGCCTCGATCGCGGGGATCAGTTTTTCGCGGAGGCGGTCGGCCGTTTCGTCGCCGACTGGAACGACCACCGGCAGCGCCATGCAGCGCTCGCCGGCCGAGCCGAAGGCGGCACCAGTGAGATCGGCGACGACCTGGTCGAGATCGGCGTCGGGCATGACGATGCCATGGTTCTTGGCCCCGCCGAACGCCTGCACGCGCTTCCCGTTGGCGGTCCCGCGGGCGTAAATATATTGGGCGATGTCGGACGATCCGACGAAGCTGATCGCCTTGACGTCCTCATGGTCGAGAATGGCATCGACCATCGCCTTGTCGCCGTGAACGACGTTGAGGATGCCGTCGGGAAGACCGGCTTCCTTCATCAGCTCGGCCAGGCGCACCGGGACCGACGGGTCGCGTTCGGACGGCTTGAGGATGAAGGCGTTGCCGCAGGCGATGGCCATGCCGAACATCCACATCGGGATCATCGCCGGGAAATTGAACGGCGTGATGCCGGCACAGATGCCGAGCGGCTGGCGAAGCGAATAGACGTCGATCCCCGGTCCCGCGCCCTGGGTGTATTCGCCCTTCAAGGCTTGCGGAATGCCGCAGGCGAACTCGATCACTTCAAGCCCGCGCTGAACGTCGCCCCTGGCGTCCGCAACGACCTTGCCATGCTCGCTTGCAAGAAGCTCGGCGAGCTCGTCCATGTTCGCTTCGATCAGTTCCTTATAGTTGAACATGACGCGGGCGCGGCGCTGCGGATTTGTCGCTGCCCAGGCCGGCTGCGCAGCTTTCGCGGCATCGATCGCCCGTTGCAGGTCTTGGGCTGTGCCGAGGCGCACCCGCGCCTGGACGCTGCCCTGATTGGGGTCGAACACGTCTCCCGTCCGATCGCCGGAGGAATAGCTTTCGCCGCCGATGAAATGGTCGATGTCACGCAACATGGCTTCGCGTCCTAAGAGTCGTTTGGGGTTAGGCGCGCACTAACCCCGCGACGACACGAACGCCAGTTGCGGCTTCACTTATCCTTGGCGAGCTTGGCTCGATAGGCGTCGAGGCTGATCGGGCGGCCGAGGAAGTCGGCGACCAGGTCCGCAGCGGGCCTCGTCCCGCCCGGCGCGAGCACCAGCCGGCGGTAGCGGTCGGCGGTGGCGGCGTCTTGCAATCCCCGGCGCTCGAACTCCGTGAACAGGTCGTCGGCAATCACCACCGACCAGCGGTACGTGTAATAAGCAGCGCCATAGCCGCCGAGGTGGCTGAAGCTATCCTGCATCTGCGCAAACGCCGGCATCGCCAGCGTGTCGTATTTTGCAGACGCGGCACGAGCAGCCGCGCCCAGGTCTTCAGGCGCGGGGCGGAGATAATATTGCAGTGCGATGTTGGTCAGCGCGAGCTGGCGCATGTCGCCCATGCCAAGATCGAAGTAGCGCGCGTTGTTCATCTTCTGGACGAGCTCGCGCGGGATCGGCTGGCCCGACGCATTGACTGCGAACGTCTTCAACGTGTCGTAGTCGTAGACCCAATTCTCGAGCATTTGCGACGGCGCTTCGACGAAGTCCCACTCGGTCGCCACTCCGCTCTGCCCGGCCCAACGCGGGGTCTGGCCGCCGAAGATGTAGTGCAGCAAGTGCCCATATTCGTGGAGAAACGTTTCGACATCGCGATGCTCCATCAGGCCCGTGGAATGGTCGCCGGCCGGAAGGTTCATGACCAGCGCCGCGATAGGAGTCTGCCTGCTTGTGCCGAGCCGGATTGGGACCGCGTTGGCATGCTCGTACTTGCCGGGGCGCGGGTGCGAATCGAAATAGAAGCGGCCGATCAGCTTGCCGTCGTCGTACATCTCATAGGATTCGACCAACTTGTCCCATTTCGGGGTGTTCCATGGCCGAATATCGACTCCGAACATGCGCTCGGTCAGCTGCAGGATTCCGTCGCGGACGTTGTCGTATGCGAAGTAATTGCGCGCCTCCTGCCGGTCATAACCGTAGGATTGCTTCTGGACGAGGCGGCTGAGGTAGCTGTTGTCCCACGGCTCGATTTTCGTGGCGCCGGGCTGCGTCTGCTGAAGCAATGCAAGCTTCTTGGCATAGTCGCGGTCCGCCGCAGGCTTCGCAGCGGCCGCCATGTCGTCGATCAGCGCCTGCACTTTCGCGGGCGTGTTGAGCATCCGGTCTTCGAAGTTGAGCGTCGCATAGTTCGGCCGGCCGACGAGTTTGGCGAACTCGTCGCGCGTGTTG
Proteins encoded in this region:
- a CDS encoding M3 family metallopeptidase encodes the protein MRHHIALLLAGSALIASPSSSATQRTGAAIPPMLTGAPSAAAINARCNLFVARSTAMRKALETSKPSSSLNALTAYDRLQEVLTAGGGEATMFRQVSPTAASREAGEKCEVRMASEGTKLSLSRPAYERLKAIDATEVDAPTKLYLERTLGGFERAGIALDTAGRAKAQALSDDISSVNTQFEANIPKGQRTITATVAELDGLPQDFLDAHKPGPDGKITLRTDSTDYVPVMTYANSSALRQRFYTEYMQRAYPQNDPVLRQLINTRDEFAKLVGRPNYATLNFEDRMLNTPAKVQALIDDMAAAAKPAADRDYAKKLALLQQTQPGATKIEPWDNSYLSRLVQKQSYGYDRQEARNYFAYDNVRDGILQLTERMFGVDIRPWNTPKWDKLVESYEMYDDGKLIGRFYFDSHPRPGKYEHANAVPIRLGTSRQTPIAALVMNLPAGDHSTGLMEHRDVETFLHEYGHLLHYIFGGQTPRWAGQSGVATEWDFVEAPSQMLENWVYDYDTLKTFAVNASGQPIPRELVQKMNNARYFDLGMGDMRQLALTNIALQYYLRPAPEDLGAAARAASAKYDTLAMPAFAQMQDSFSHLGGYGAAYYTYRWSVVIADDLFTEFERRGLQDAATADRYRRLVLAPGGTRPAADLVADFLGRPISLDAYRAKLAKDK